The following are encoded together in the Panicum virgatum strain AP13 chromosome 6K, P.virgatum_v5, whole genome shotgun sequence genome:
- the LOC120711134 gene encoding pectinesterase inhibitor 28-like has protein sequence MAPTATMSNKAVVLLLLVGLLPLATLGSRSGPSAHHGHAGHGPKHSPPPSPTPATPAPVAAPAAALVRSTCNSTTYYDLCVSALGADPSSATADVRGLSSIAVSAAATNASGGAATAAALANGTAAASNAQAAPATAADATVQALLRTCAAKYGQARDALSAARDSIAAQDYDFANVHVSAAAEYPQVCKALFRRQRPGQYPAELAAREEALRQLCSVANDIIALLANSSS, from the coding sequence ATGGCGCCTACAGCAACCATGAGCAACAAAGCCGTGGTGCTCCTCCTGCTGGTGGGTCTTCTCCCTCTCGCCACCCTCGGCTCCCGCTCCGGCCCGTCCGCGCACCACGGCCACGCCGGGCACGGCCCCAAGCACTCGCCGCCTCCGTCTCCTACACCGGCGACGCCCGCCCCCGTCGcggcacccgccgccgcgctggtgcGCTCCACCTGCAACTCGACCACCTACTACGACCTGTGCGTGTCCGCGCTGGGCGCCGACCCGTCCAGCGCCACGGCCGACGTGCGCGGCCTCTCCTCCATCGCCgtctcggccgccgccaccaacgcctccggtggcgccgccaccgccgccgcgctcgccaacGGCACCGCCGCGGCGTCGAACGCGCAGGCggccccggccaccgccgccgacgccaccgtgCAGGCGCTGCTCCGGACCTGCGCCGCCAAGTACGGCCAGGCCCGCGACGCGCTGAGCGCCGCCAGGGACTCCATCGCGGCGCAGGACTACGACTTCGCGAACGTGCacgtgagcgccgccgccgagtacCCGCAGGTGTGCAAGGCGCTGTTCCGGCGACAGAGGCCGGGGCAGTACCCGGCGGAgttggcggcgagggaggaggcgctcAGGCAGCTCTGCTCCGTCGCCAACGACATCATCGCCCTCCTCGCCAACAGCAGCAGCTAA
- the LOC120711136 gene encoding extensin-like, with the protein MAFNPAPPGLGFPYFPPNPYLPRPPPQPQAPPPPQRFPPPMRAPPPPMRAPPPPQRAPPPPQSPPPRRAPPPPTLPPPPPRRAPPPPALPPPPPPPTLPPPPPRRAPPPPALPPPPPRRAPPPPSSPPPPPRRAPPPPASPPISPPPPPTPRPQAPPPPRPLAPPPPYIHPPPAPVPPPPSPPHHIVIIVVFVSLGGLLLLGCLAAFFCWHKKKGRKTEAKAEVLNYSDHVHVHKETMSGPHGADVVKLSIDEDIKFQEAVKKQDAIGESSSAAAAGKTAHHHLPWTWHKKHESKEEKKTELINVTKHKHVDEKIIPGPHGEKTEVLSEDEDIRFEEAGQNEEEFEKSKAHITKS; encoded by the coding sequence ATGGCGTTCAACCCTGCCCCTCCGGGGCTTGGCTTCCCCTACTTCCCTCCAAACCCTTACCTTCCAAGGCCGCCACCGCAGCCCCAAGCCCCGCCACCCCCACAACGCTTCCCGCCGCCTATGCGAGCCCCACCACCGCCTATGCGAGCCCCACCACCGCCGCAGCGTGCTCCGCCACCACCTCAGtctccgcctccacgccgtgctccgccaccgcccactctgccccctcctccaccacgtCGTGCTCCCCCACCGCCCGCTCTGcccccaccgccaccaccgcccacTCTGCCCCCTCCACCACCACGCCGTGCTCCCCCACCGCCCGCTCTGCCCCCACCGCCACCACGTCGTGCTCCGCCTCCACCATCatcgcctcctccacctcctcgccgTGCTCCGCCTCCACCCGCATCACCGCCCATtagtccaccgccaccgccaactCCTCGCCCTCAagcaccaccaccgcctcgtccgctggcaccgccgccgccatataTCCACCCACCACCAGCTCCCGTGCCGCCTCCGCCTAGCCCTCCCCACCACATCGTCATCATCGTGGTGTTCGTCTCACTGggcggcctgctgctgctgggatgCCTCGCCGCGTTCTTCTGCTGGcacaagaagaaggggaggaagaCAGAGGCCAAGGCTGAGGTGCTCAACTACAGCGACCATGTCCATGTCCACAAGGAGACCATGTCAGGCCCCCATGGCGCCGACGTTGTCAAGCTCTCAATAGACGAGGACATCAAGTTCCaagaggcggtgaagaagcagGACGCCATTGGCGAATCCTCGagcgccgcagcagcagggaaGACGGCGCACCACCACCTCCCTTGGACCTGGCACAAGAAACATGAGAGCAAAGAAGAGAAGAAGACAGAGCTCATCAACGTCACCAAGCACAAGCATGTCGACGAGAAGATCATTCCGGGGCCTCACGGAGAGAAGACTGAGGTCCTTTCAGAAGATGAAGACATCAGATTTGAAGAGGCGGGTCAGAATGAAGAAGAATTTGAGAAATCCAAGGCTCACATAACCAAATCCTAA
- the LOC120711135 gene encoding chromatin assembly factor 1 subunit FAS2 homolog isoform X1 has product MRGGAVQINWHDLQPVLSLDFHPASHRLATAGADHDVKIWVVSSDGSESKLPTATFQSGLVPNGTAHSSAVNVLRFSPSGEYLASGADGGGIILWKLHSTEDGEAWKIHKTLLFHHKDVLDLQWSHDSAFLVSASVDNTCIIWDAIKGTVQQKLEGHLHYVQGVAWDPLGQYIASLSSDRTCKIYANKPQGKSKNAEKMNFVCQHTLVKIEYPNHDESKPTVKSHLFHDETLPSFFRRLAWSPDGSFLILSAGLSKHSSEVINTAYIISRRDLSRPAIQLPGASKAIVAVRFCPVLFTPRGSNSDGFFKLPYRVVFAVATLNSLYVYDTESVAPILIHAGLHYAAITDIAWSSDAKYLAVSSRDGYCTIIEFENEELGQPHILPGSKEVAEGNMACEKVPVSVDSMEVDVGASKLKMEASPVALRVTVPPMSAENVTLRTGELAEGNVTCENKKPVAADIMEVDASDNKVKVVTNPAAVEVTPPPVSTKNSALSKPTKKRITPIAI; this is encoded by the exons ATGCGGGGCGGGGCGGTGCAGATCAACTGGCACGACCTGCAGCCGGTGCTCAGCCTCGACTTCCACCCCGCCTCCCaccgcctcgccaccgccggcgccgaccaCGACGTCAAG ATCTGGGTCGTTTCGTCGGATGGGTCGGAGAGCAAGCTCCCCACCGCCACATTCCAGAGCGGCCTCGTCCCCAACGGCACCGCCCACAGCTCCGCGGTCAACGTCCTCCGCTTCTCCCCTTCTG GGGAATATCTTGCCTCCGGTGCCGATG GCGGCGGTATTATCCTGTGGAAATTGCACTCCACTGAGGACGGCGAGGCATGGAAGATCCACAAGACGTTACT GTTCCATCACAAGGATGTTCTTGACCTACAGTGGTCGCATGATAGCGCATTCCTTGTTTCAGCGTCAGTTGACAACACTTGCATAATCTGGGATGCTATTAAAG GTACAGTGCAGCAAAAGTTAGAGGGACATCTACATTATGTTCAGGGTGTGGCATGGGACCCTCTGGGCCAGTATATAGCTTCACTGAGTTCTGACAGAACCTGTAAGATATATGCAAATAAGCCTCAAGGAAAATCAAAgaacgcggagaagatgaacttTGTTTGTCAGCATACACTGGTGAAGATAGAATATCCAAATCATGATGAATCTAAG CCGACAGTTAAATCTCATTTGTTTCATGATGAGACACTGCCATCTTTCTTTCGGCGGTTGGCATGGTCACCTGATGGATCTTTCCTAATACTGTCAGCAG GTCTTTCGAAACACTCCTCTGAAGTGATTAATACTGCTTATATAATATCAAGGCGTGACCTCTCAAG GCCTGCGATACAACTTCCTGGGGCAAGTAAAGCTATAGTAGCAGTGCGCTTCTGCCCTGTTCTATTCACACCACGTGGTTCTAACTCAG ATGGTTTCTTCAAGCTTCCTTATAGAGTTGTTTTTGCTGTCGCTACTTTGAATTCTCTGTATGTCTATGATACTGAAAGTGTTGCTCCAATTCTAATACATGCTGGTCTACACTATGCTGCCATTACCGATATTGCATG GTCTTCTGATGCTAAGTACCTGGCAGTGTCATCACGAGATGGCTACTGTACTATAATAGAGTTTGAGAACGAGGAACTGGGACAGCCTCACATCCTCCCAG GATCAAAAGAAGTTGCTGAAGGAAATATGGCATGTGAAAAGGTGCCTGTATCTGTAGATAGCATGGAGGTTGATGTTGGTGCCAGCAAGCTTAAGATGGAAGCCAGCCCTGTGGCTCTACGAGTTACGGTGCCACCGATGTCGGCTGAGAACGTCACCTTGA GGACAGGGGAGCTAGCTGAAGGAAACGTGACCTGTGAAAACAAGAAGCCGGTAGCAGCAGACATTATGGAAGTGGATGCCAGTGACAACAAAGTTAAGGTGGTAACCAACCCTGCGGCTGTCGAAGTGACACCaccaccagtgtcgaccaagaACAGCGCATTGAGTAAGCCTACTAAGAAGCGGATTACTCCTATCGCAATTTGA
- the LOC120711135 gene encoding chromatin assembly factor 1 subunit FAS2 homolog isoform X2: protein MRGGAVQINWHDLQPVLSLDFHPASHRLATAGADHDVKIWVVSSDGSESKLPTATFQSGLVPNGTAHSSAVNVLRFSPSGEYLASGADGGGIILWKLHSTEDGEAWKIHKTLLFHHKDVLDLQWSHDSAFLVSASVDNTCIIWDAIKGTVQQKLEGHLHYVQGVAWDPLGQYIASLSSDRTCKIYANKPQGKSKNAEKMNFVCQHTLVKIEYPNHDESKPTVKSHLFHDETLPSFFRRLAWSPDGSFLILSAGLSKHSSEVINTAYIISRRDLSRPAIQLPGASKAIVAVRFCPVLFTPRGSNSDGFFKLPYRVVFAVATLNSLYVYDTESVAPILIHAGLHYAAITDIAWSSDAKYLAVSSRDGYCTIIEFENEELGQPHILPVTRIKRSC from the exons ATGCGGGGCGGGGCGGTGCAGATCAACTGGCACGACCTGCAGCCGGTGCTCAGCCTCGACTTCCACCCCGCCTCCCaccgcctcgccaccgccggcgccgaccaCGACGTCAAG ATCTGGGTCGTTTCGTCGGATGGGTCGGAGAGCAAGCTCCCCACCGCCACATTCCAGAGCGGCCTCGTCCCCAACGGCACCGCCCACAGCTCCGCGGTCAACGTCCTCCGCTTCTCCCCTTCTG GGGAATATCTTGCCTCCGGTGCCGATG GCGGCGGTATTATCCTGTGGAAATTGCACTCCACTGAGGACGGCGAGGCATGGAAGATCCACAAGACGTTACT GTTCCATCACAAGGATGTTCTTGACCTACAGTGGTCGCATGATAGCGCATTCCTTGTTTCAGCGTCAGTTGACAACACTTGCATAATCTGGGATGCTATTAAAG GTACAGTGCAGCAAAAGTTAGAGGGACATCTACATTATGTTCAGGGTGTGGCATGGGACCCTCTGGGCCAGTATATAGCTTCACTGAGTTCTGACAGAACCTGTAAGATATATGCAAATAAGCCTCAAGGAAAATCAAAgaacgcggagaagatgaacttTGTTTGTCAGCATACACTGGTGAAGATAGAATATCCAAATCATGATGAATCTAAG CCGACAGTTAAATCTCATTTGTTTCATGATGAGACACTGCCATCTTTCTTTCGGCGGTTGGCATGGTCACCTGATGGATCTTTCCTAATACTGTCAGCAG GTCTTTCGAAACACTCCTCTGAAGTGATTAATACTGCTTATATAATATCAAGGCGTGACCTCTCAAG GCCTGCGATACAACTTCCTGGGGCAAGTAAAGCTATAGTAGCAGTGCGCTTCTGCCCTGTTCTATTCACACCACGTGGTTCTAACTCAG ATGGTTTCTTCAAGCTTCCTTATAGAGTTGTTTTTGCTGTCGCTACTTTGAATTCTCTGTATGTCTATGATACTGAAAGTGTTGCTCCAATTCTAATACATGCTGGTCTACACTATGCTGCCATTACCGATATTGCATG GTCTTCTGATGCTAAGTACCTGGCAGTGTCATCACGAGATGGCTACTGTACTATAATAGAGTTTGAGAACGAGGAACTGGGACAGCCTCACATCCTCCCAG TCACTAGGATCAAAAGAAGTTGCTGA